In one Brassica oleracea var. oleracea cultivar TO1000 chromosome C9, BOL, whole genome shotgun sequence genomic region, the following are encoded:
- the LOC106318664 gene encoding uncharacterized protein LOC106318664 isoform X2, giving the protein MAVRGSDITIDLLFRGRGANRRKISECYCSYSIWKQGCGGIKELKLKPCTVQAQPMETSYFSLSKKVSIGESLFNQLSSASVRGTIGYAAPEYGMGGQPSIYGHVYLFFFFGKMLI; this is encoded by the exons ATGGCAGTTAGGGGGAGTGATATCACCATCGATCTATTG TTTCGAGGGAGAGGTGCCAACAGAAGGAAAATTTCAGAATGCTACTGTAGTTACAGTATTTGGAAACAAGGGTGTGGAGGCATCAAGGAATTGAAACTAAAGCCATGCACTGTGCAAGCACAACCAATGGAGACTAGCTATTTCTCTCTTTCGAAGAAAGTTTCCATTGGG GAGTCTTTGTTCAACCAACTAAGCTCGGCGAGCGTCAGAGGAACCATTGGCTATGCCGCACCAG AATATGGAATGGGAGGACAGCCATCAATATATGGTCATGTGTATCTTTTTTTTTTTTTTGGTAAAATGTTAATATAA
- the LOC106318664 gene encoding probable LRR receptor-like serine/threonine-protein kinase At3g47570 isoform X1, whose translation MAVRGSDITIDLLFRGRGANRRKISECYCSYSIWKQGCGGIKELKLKPCTVQAQPMETSYFSLSKKVSIGVSVGVALLLMVFIAYISLHWFIKIKNQQTSNPTSSALEVFHGKISYAYLRNATDGFSSSNLIGSGGFGTVFKAFLPIENKVVAVKVLNLHRRGAMKSFLTECESLKDVRHRNLVKLMTACSSIDFQGNEFRALIYELMPNRSLDMWLHPEEVEETRRPSRTLTDKTLRCKRRSYCLSYKP comes from the exons ATGGCAGTTAGGGGGAGTGATATCACCATCGATCTATTG TTTCGAGGGAGAGGTGCCAACAGAAGGAAAATTTCAGAATGCTACTGTAGTTACAGTATTTGGAAACAAGGGTGTGGAGGCATCAAGGAATTGAAACTAAAGCCATGCACTGTGCAAGCACAACCAATGGAGACTAGCTATTTCTCTCTTTCGAAGAAAGTTTCCATTGGGGTAAGTGTAGGCGTAGCTTTGCTTCTGATGGTGTTCATAGCTTATATTTCTCTACATTGGTTCATAAAAATAAAGAACCAGCAGACAAGTAATCCAACTTCTTCCGCACTAGAGGTTTTTCATGGAAAGATAAGTTATGCATATCTGCGAAATGCAACCGATGGCTTCTCTTCCAGCAATTTGATTGGATCAGGCGGTTTTGGGACAGTGTTCAAGGCATTCCTTCCGATAGAGAACAAGGTTGTTGCAGTGAAAGTTCTAAACCTGCATAGACGCGGAGCTATGAAGAGTTTTTTGACGGAATGCGAATCCCTCAAGGACGTAAGGCATCGTAATCTTGTGAAACTAATGACGGCTTGTTCGAGTATTGATTTTCAAGGAAATGAATTCAGAGCTCTTATCTACGAGTTAATGCCCAATCGAAGCCTAGATATGTGGCTGCACCCGGAGGAAGTGGAAGAGACTCGTAGACCCTCGAGAACCTTGACTGATAAGACTCTAAGATGTAAAAGACGATCTTATTGCTTATCGTATAAACCGTAA